One genomic window of Etheostoma spectabile isolate EspeVRDwgs_2016 chromosome 5, UIUC_Espe_1.0, whole genome shotgun sequence includes the following:
- the prkg2 gene encoding cGMP-dependent protein kinase 2: protein MGNGSMKSKRYKHTDGSAAASDSRPHKDQGFKNSPLDSLRARVDELEREGKRRDEELCAKELQIKALQEQLAKQTRALAELSEELQNKCIQLNKLQDVMKNQSGASAGLASRPPSIRVASKGSPNLSVRIKETLNRRKGAKAGVSAEPTSRTYDSSSLPKFSFEKVRVPKDASVKKLLTDSLNKNQYLKRLELQQVKDMVECMYERTYQQGEYVIKQGEPGNHLFVLADGKLDVFQHNKLLTSIAVWTTFGELAILYNCTRTASVRVVNKVRVWALDREVFQNIMRRTAETRHEQYRNFLRSVSLLANLPEDKLSKIVDCLEVEYYDKGEHIIREGEEGSTFYIIAQGKVKVTQTTEAHKLPQIINTLQKGDYFGEKALISDDFRSANIIADEDGVECLVIDRETFDQTVGTFNELQRYLQGYVATLDRDDKKRHARRSVSRHQSQPLSPDVIQLKDRVAVFPQSRPFDHLELVATLGVGGFGRVELVKVQNEDVTFALKVIKKKHVVDNRQEEHIHSERKILAEARSPFVVKLYRTFKDNKYVYMLLEACLGGEIWSLLRDRGSFDDPTAKFCVGCVTEAFDYLHRKGVLYRDLKPENLMLDTEGYIKLVDFGFAKKIRCGQKTWTFCGTPEYVAPEIILNKGHNFSVDFWALGILVFELLTGSPPFSGSDQMMTYTFILKGIEKMDFPKKITKRPEDLIRKLCRRNPSERLGNLKNGITDIKKHRWFNGFNWEGLKARTVPSPLKRELTGPTDHSYFDSYPPDEDSPPEELSGWDMDF from the exons ATGGGGAATGGTTCGATGAAATCAAAGCgttacaaacacacagacgGCTCTGCTGCCGCCTCCGACAGCCGACCCCACAAAGATCAGGGGTTCAAAAACTCGCCCCTGGACTCCCTGAGGGCCCGAGTGGATGAGCTGGAGCGAGAGGGCAAGAGGAGGGACGAGGAGCTTTGTGCCAAAGAGCTTCAGATCAAGGCTCTCCAGGAGCAGCTGGCCAAACAGACGCGAGCTCTGGCCGAGCTGAGCGAGGAGCTGCAGAACAAGTGCATCCAGCTCAACAAGCTGCAGGACGTGATGAAGAACCAGAGCGGGGCCTCGGCAGGTCTGGCATCAAGGCCCCCTTCCATCAGAGTTGCCAGCAAGGGCAGCCCCAACCTCAGTGTTCGCATCAAGGAAACCCTCAACAGAAGGAAAGGGGCCAAAGCCGGGGTGTCGGCCGAACCCACATCCAGGACCTACGACTCCAGCAGCCTGCCAAAGTTCTCTTTCGAGAAGGTCCGGGTACCGAAGGATGCAAG TGTAAAgaagctgctgacagactccCTGAACAAGAACCAGTACCTGAAGAGGCTTGAGCTGCAGCAGGTTAAAGACATGGTGGAGTGTATGTACGAGCGCACCTACCAGCAGGGAGAGTACGTCATCAAGCAGGGAGAGCCTGGGaaccatctgtttgtgttggCAG ATGGGAAGCTGGATGTGTTTCAACATAACAAACTGCTCACATCAATAGCGGTGTGGACCACATTTGGAGAATTAGCCATTCTGTACAACTGCACACGGACAGCATCAGTGCGAG TGGTGAACAAAGTGAGGGTGTGGGCTTTGGACCGGGAGGTGTTTCAGAACATCATGAGGAGGACGGCTGAGACACGACATGAACAGTACCGCAACTTCCTCCGAAG TGTTTCACTCTTGGCTAATCTACCAGAAGACAAGCTAAGCAAAATAGTGGACTGCCTCGAGGTG GAATACTATGACAAGGGAGAGCACATCATccgggagggagaggaggggagcACCTTCTACATCATCGCACAGGGAAAG GTGAAGGTGACCCAGACCACCGAGGCCCACAAGCTGCCGCAGATCATCAACACGCTGCAGAAGGGAGACTACTTTGGAGAGAAAGCCCTTATAAG TGATGATTTTAGGTCAGCTAATATCATCGCCGATGAGGACGGGGTGGAGTGCCTCGTCATCGATAGAGA gACATTTGATCAGACAGTGGGCACTTTCAATGAGCTGCAGAGGTACCTCCAAGGCTACGTGGCGACACTTGATCGTGACGACAAGAAGAGACATGCCAG GAGGTCCGTATCGCGCCACCAGAGCCAGCCGCTGTCCCCAGACGTCATCCAGTTGAAGGACCGGGTGGCCGTGTTTCCTCAGTCCAGGCCCTTCGACCACCTGGAGCTCGTCGCTACTCTCGGGGTCGGCGGCTTTGGACGAGTAGAACTG GTGAAGGTGCAGAACGAAGACGTCACCTTTGCACTGAAAGTCATCAAGAAGAAGCACGTCGTAGACAACAGGCAGGAGGAGCACATCCACTCGGAGAGGAAGATCCTCGCCGAGGCGCGCTCGCCGTTTGTTGTCAA ACTGTATCGCACATTTAAGGATAACAAGTATGTGTACATGCTGCTGGAGGCCTGTCTGGGTGGAGAGATTTGGAGTCTGCTCAGAGACAG GGGGAGTTTTGATGACCCCACTGCTAAATTCTGCGTCGGTTGCGTCACAGAGGCTTTCGATTACCTCCATCGCAAGGGTGTCCTCTACAGAGACCTGAAGCCAGAGAATCTCATGCTGGATACCGAGGGATACATCAAACTG GTTGACTTTGGTTTTGCCAAGAAGATCAGATGCGGTCAAAAGACCTGGACCTTCTGTGGGACACCGGAGTACGTGGCCCCTGAGATCATCCTCAACAAAGGCCACAACTTCAGTGTAGACTTCTGGGCTCTGGGCATCCTGGTGTTTGAGCTCCTTACTGGCAG TCCTCCGTTCTCAGGGAGTGACCAGATGATGACTTACACTTTCATCTTGAAAGGAATTGAGAAGATGGACTTCCCCAAAAAGATCACAAAGAGACCCGAGGACCTCATACGCAAGCTGTGCAG GCGAAATCCCTCTGAGCGACTGGGCAACCTCAAAAATGGAATAACTGATATCAAGAAGCACAG GTGGTTTAACGGCTTCAACTGGGAGGGACTGAAGGCGAGGACTGTACCATCTCCACTGAAAAGAGAA CTTACAGGACCGACAGATCACAGCTATTTTGACAGCTACCCTCCAGATGAGGACAGTCCTCCTGAAGAGCTGTCTGGTTGGGATATGGACTTTTGA